CCTTTTTTCAGTTATCCAGGAGGTTAGTCCCCACATAATCATTACCAGTGCAAAGCAGGAGCGCTGCATGACCCGCTTCCTGCATCAACTGGGTGAGATGTGCGGAGAGAAGGGAAAACATAAAAACGTCACAAagatttgttttgatatgatgTGCACAAGCTGTTTCTGGGTCAAGGCGTTCAGTAAGATAAGGGATACTTGATACTATAACCGCAAGTTGTGTTAAGAAAGAAGAGTATCTGTATAAGTATTTCATAAGAAAACACAGTATAGTTCACAATGTAAAATTATACTTTAAACTACTTTCATTTTGATGATGTCTTTCATGTTATCCATATCCTCTCTGTTGTATCCCAGGTTCAAATCCAGACTACAATCCAGAGGTGGTTACTTATCCATATGTTGACTTTGGTAAACAGATGTCCTCTCATAATATTCAAACATTAGTTTTAGGCTTGATTTTTGTattaaatttgaatgattttctgCAAAAAGTGGCTTAATTTTAATTGTCACAGGTCTGGAGGTCAGTAAGCAGAGGCTGCTTGCTGCCCATCTGCCTTTCGTTCCTGCTTCCATTTCTGAGAGAGACAAAATGTCGTACCTTTCCTCCTGTATCTCCTTTGACTCTCCCTTGATGGTGAGTCTCCTGTTTACACCTAATTCTTTCTTTTAGTCATCCTGTCCTACTGCAGGAGCTGGTTTCACAAACTGTCAATCATTTGCTTCTCTGAACatttgtctgcatgtgtgtctttTATGAAGCTGAGGACTGTGGGCGCTTTGCTCAAATGTTTGGACAGGAGGAGAGTGGGAGTAGAACTGGAAGACAGCAGTGTTAGAGTTCCTATCCTTCAGTTCAACACCTACACACTGTAAGGCGCATAAATGTtgctattcacacacacacacacacacacacacacacactctggactGTGATTACACATTTTCTATAATGAGAACGCTGAAACTGTTTTTTCAATGAAGAATGGCTTTTAACTGCTCTCTGAATCATTTACTTACAGCGTTGCGTTTTCATATTCACATatatcacatttactgtattcacATTTTGCCTGCATTTCTTtgccactttttaaaaaagaaagataaatcTCTCTTTTGTAATGCAGTAATTTCCATGAAcgataaatgtataaaaaaaaatacattgtgcTTCATCCTATAGGAGAGGTGTGGTGTATATTGATCAAGACACATACAGGTATGGATGTGTTAAGAATGTACACTTTGAAATTTAGTCTATACAAATCTTTGTCATAAACCTCTCATTATTCTCTTGAAATAGTTGATTAGGAAATGTGAGAACAGGTTGCAGATCATTTACATATATGTTGGAGCTGCCCGGTCATTTGGCCGGTATTACAGAGCATTTTTGGTGATGTAATGGAGTATTCTTTCTCCACAATATACCTGGGTAACATCGCAGCTAATCTATCAGCATAAGACaagtattaaataaatgattagcAACCACTAAGAACGGGTAAGTGGATTTGTATATGTCAAATTCCAAATAAACCCCATGTATTCCCAACAGTGTCCATGACACTGAAATTGCATAGGTGACCAACATTTTGTTCAACTGTTACAGTTTCttgttgtgctttgttttgtttttgtcttgaaaatggaaatgaaaagttGATTTAgccaataaaaaataaataaataaaacaataagctttttttacatttgactAACTCTTCTGACATATCTATGCATTATGTTTAGTTATTTtgattatacaaaaaaaaaccttgcttGATCAGGTTTTTCATAAACTGAGGTATTGTGTATTGTTCCAGTGTTCTGCAAATCTTCAAGTCAGAGCTTCACCCATCAGTGTACAAGCTGCATTCAGGGGAAAAAGAAGGACTCAGTCTTTATGGTGCaccacttttattcattttacttcTCTTACTATTGTTATTGTGTGATCACTAATGattttctctgttgtttcatACAGGTATATTGAACCGCTGCAGGTGTAAGTTTGGCTCCAGACTGCTCCGGTGAGAAACACCTTAGTCTATTCACACTCGGGCTTCAACTTTATTTGGGAAATTATCTTACCATTCAGAAAAGCACAATTATATCATTTCCATTAACAGTACAGAGAAAAATGTTCACTTCAAAGATTTCAAAGTCTTTAAGTAGACCTCTTGCTTCAAAAGCAAAGTATCTCAGCATTATGTTTGTCCCAGTATTTCTATGATTCCACTTCCTTTAATTTTTAATGGCACAACTACAAGGAGAAATGCATATCTGAAGTATTTACATccagagaagaggagaaagaacatTTAATGGAATGGGCTTAAAGTTTGTCACGCTTTATTACTGTAAACAGGTAATTCAGTGTGCTCTACATCATACATGAAACTCAATAATCAATGTAATGTGATGTCCTGTTCTTCTGTCAGCCAGTGGTTTCTGCGGCCGACACAAGAGCTGACCGTGCTACAcaggagacaggaagtgataCGATTCTTCACGTCTCCTCAGAACTCAGACATCCAGAGAACCCTGCAGTCCTCGCTACGCAACATCAGAAACATACCAGTAATGGCTCTGACCCAGTCACCTCTTTTTCTTCACACCTGTGACCAACTCATGTGTCACCACTTcattaaagatccagtgtgtaagaattaatgtgagactgcagattgtcaCCCACCCCTTATTTCCCAAGTGTCTGAGGGAACCGTGGTGGCCTTTTCACACCAGAAAGTATGtactttttggtttgtgttgtaGGCTTCAGTTTCAAATGCAAAACACAGGCTCTGGCTACTTTGTGCATTCTTcctattctaaggctatgaaaaccaaatgatttatatatacactggacctttaaaatcaTGTCAGCTGCttgaagcctgtgtgtgtgtgtgtgtgtgtgtgtgtgtgcgtgtgcgtgtgcgtgtggagTAGACTCTTCTTCACAGGATGTCCCTCTCTCACACTAAAGTGACCGACTGGCAAAGTCTCTACAAGGTTGGAGGAGCATTattaatgtacacacacacacacacactttccatgtgacagattaaatgtgttgatattatgtgtgtgtgtgtgtgtgtgtgtgtgtgtgtgtgtgtgtgtgtgtgtgtgtttgtcagacgGTGTACAGCGCAGTGTGTATCCGGGACACAGTGCGACACCTGCCTCAATCCATTCAGCTTTTTCATGAAATCAGTGAGGGGTTCTCTGATGACCTCCACCATATCACCTCCATCATCAGCCGGGTTGTGAGTCACCATctcgttacacacacacacacacaccccagtgTTCATGAGTTTGAGTTTTTCTCTGATTTGGCACATGTAGGTGGACTTTGAAACCAGCATGACAGAGAACCGATTCACCATTAGACCAAATGTGGACCCGGCAATAGATGAGAGTAAGAACAGTGAAGTGTTGGTTTAATTTGTGAGACTTTGTATAGGCTGCTTGAATTGaactctctctccctttgtcagagaagaggaggatgatgggaTTGTCTGACTTCCTGACAGACGTTGCGAGAAGAGAGCTAGAACATCTGGATCATCACATTCCGTCCTGCTGTGTCATTTACATCCCTCTGGTCTGATGTTTATATCTACTCAGTTATGTCTTTGCAAcaattacacttttatttagTCATCTGGCTTGTGTCCTTGTGTTGTGGTGGGGTTCATAATATCACATATTGGGGAAACTGTCTGTCTGGACCATATACTGTTTATAAGTGgtcatatttttatgtttgattCTCCACACAGATTGGATTCCTGCTCTCCATTCCTCGCCTGCCCAGCATGGTGGAGAGAGAGGACTTTGAGATAGAGGGGCTTGATTTTATGGTTTGTTTGAGATGCatcttgtttgtttctgtttttctaagTAGCAAAattgcacatgtttttatcATCTACattatcatgtgtgtgtgtgtgcgcgtgtgtgtatgttggcTAGTTTCTGTCAGAAGACCGTCTGCACTACCGCAGCCAGAGAACCAAGGAGCTAGACAACCTCTTAGGAGACTTACACTGTGACATAAGAGgtattttactttttcactAATCATAAATATTGACCTGAGAGCTGCATGTGCACCCGACACTTTTACCCCACACACACTTCCCTTCCCAAAACCTCTACTGATGTTATACTTCCTCTCCCTCAGATATGGAGACAGCCGTAATGACACAACTGCAGAACACAGTTCTGGAGAGGAGCAGCTCCCTTTACAAGGCTGGTTTGAGTCACTGTGCTATTCCACATTCAGTATTCAAAATATGACTCGGATTAAATGACTGTTCATGTGAAACTGTGTGGGTGgatttttgctgtgtgtgttcttcagcTGGGATGTGTTGTTCATTTTGATTCTAACGCAGCAAATGAAACCATTGCAGGTTCTTTTCAAGTGACGTGATATTTGTCTTGATGAATGCATACAGTAGATAATGATGAATGCTGTAACTGCAAGTTATTTTAGTATTGGCAGAATAAGCATAAGGGCAGATGATAAATGAAAGTTTTACTGATTGTGGCTGTGGTTTGAATTATCTTGCTGTTAGACTGATTGCAGCTTTGTTATTAGATTTGTCCAGAGGAAAGATTTTCAGGGTTTGCCATTATGACACTTAACAAGCATCTCTCTGTTGCCCTTGTTTTAGCCCGGAAAACTACAGGTGTTACAAATAACATGAACAATGAGTCTGTTCAGTTAATccaagtcaggacagtgtggcAGTGAACCAGCATGAAACCTGAAACAGAGGAGGCTCATTGGATGTCAGTCATCATTATGTCAATATGTCTGCCATTAAAAAGCAttatatgtgtttttcattaagCTCTTCTTTAGctcattttgacaggtcacagtaggaaTTAGAAGCCATCATTAACATCAGTAATACATGTGCTTTCCCtgttaaaacatgtcaaaatgccTGCTGTACAAAGGGCACATTGTCTAAACACCTGAAGGAAAATCTACAGTTATATAAtacaattaaaacatttcaaaaaatatatatataatacttaTAATAGACACTGCTTTGTCGTTGGTaagaagacatttttaaaggaCATGCAGcttatttgatgtgtgtgtcgTGTAGGTTCTGGATCTCGCTGCCGAGCTCGACTGTCTGATGGCGATGAGCAACGCCTCCCAGGAGTACAGCTATACCTCACCCAAGCTTTCCAGCCACAGGACGATGGCAATCACACAGGGCAGGTAGGCACTCAGACGTAAGATGGGAACAGTTATTGCTGTTCAGATTTGTAAATTTGAGTATTTAACTGCTTTCTAGACATCCACTGTTGGAGCTGTGCTCTCCAGTGTTTGTGGCGAACTCCCTCCAGAGCTCAGAGTCACAGGGCAGAGTCAAGATCATCACTGGACCCAACTCATCTGGAAAGAGCATCTACCTCAAACAAGTAGGAAAACGTCTATTACCTCAGTAACCTGTGCAACAATAAGCTGCTCTGATCTTCTCTAAGTCAGTCATAGTCAGACATAAGggctattgattttttttcccgtaTGTTGAAACAGTGTGTGAGCGTCTTAGTTTCCTGTTTACCTAAAATCCGTTTGTGAGAAAGATTTGCAGCGTGGGGAATGATATAAACAGACTACATCGTTCAGTTCATATTTACTGAAAATATAGCATACCACTTAGTTAGAATGGGGTAAGTTCAGGAAGAAATCAGCCTGAAAAAGAGGAGGCcatgtgagagtgaataaaCATGAGctcattgattcattttatgaatTATTAGAAGAAGCGTTTGTAGTGGGGAGAGTATTCACTTTCTCTCTTGTGTTCATACCACCAGATATGTAATGTGACCCTCACTTTGTGACTTATCTTTATGACTGATTTGGCCTTGGCAGGTGGGTCTGATTGTGTTCATGGCTCTGATTGGTTCAGACGTGCCGGCGAAGGAGGCAGAGATCGGTTTAGTTGACGGGATCTTCACCCGCATGCAGAGCAGAGAGTCTGTGTCTTTGGGCCTCAGCACCTTCATGATTGACCTCAACCAGgtacactcacatacacacactcacactgtacCACACTCCACATTGTGTACATGTTTAATAAAGCAACTCTTGCTAATAACTgtaagatacacacacacacacaaggcaccaaaagcaaacaaaatgtaacggtttgtgtctctttactCCAGATGGCCCACGCTCTTAACAGCAGTACTGGCAACTCATTAGTTCTCATCGATGAATTTGGAAAAGGAACTAACACAGTAAGAGGAAGCTGTTCCAGCACTCTGTGAATGGACAACATATGTACACTATACTCATAACAAGGACACACAGTGTTATTAATGTCAGGCACCTTGAACCAGTCCCAGCCAAGTTTAATGCTGCACTATAAACACGTTAATTGTCCAGCACAACATGTCCCACTCATCAGCCAATGGTAACACTGAAATGGTAacactgttaaatgtttttcagcagtatatacatttacatttattcattttttttatgtcatataATGAACTGTAATGCCAAATgttatgtatataaacacattttaagggTCCAGTTTATAAGATTTAGCGACTCTCCCAAGCGTGACTACAGTGGCATTTGCATAACAGGGAGGATTAAAGGCCCTTGAAACAGGCCCTTGTTACTTATTCTCAGCAAATGGGTAGTAAATTaaatttctgccagtaaaccccCCCAAAtgttactcactggacctttaaatatgacagcttttattttgtacagtATACATCGACGTACAGTATagtttgtgtattatttttggTAAGTGGAGCATATTTATTGCACTAAAACAAGGAAGTGTACAGAAATCATTATGTTCTGAGTATCACTGCATCCCCTGTCGTCCATCACTGTCTGACACGTTACCCTGGAGAGGGACCACAAAAGTCCAAAACAATTTTATTTGTCTGAGGAAGGAAAAGAGGCGTGGGAGGCAGAAgccaaacaacacaacaaaagaaaattgCCAGTTAACGTTGAGTTAGTTCTGTCTTGGGTCCTGGCTTATggatcatgatttttttttgattgataaCTTTAACTCAACTAAACAAAATGAGAAAGACACTGTGTcaaagaaacagacagacagatattaCCATCAGGAGTTGTAGCAAAGGTTCTTGAGGTTGAATTTCTAAAACGTATGAATGGAAGTGTGACCAAAGGCAAATCCAATATAACAACAATTCGTAATGCTTGTGTTTAAAATTGTTGTGGCTtgccttttttgtctttattaggAAGCATTTCCTGTCTGCCCTTCCACTGCCGCAGGGTTTCTGTTTGTCAATGCTTGGCTTGATATACTGTGCATTAATAACTTAAATTAAACAAGATGTCTGGCTGAGTTTCATGTGAATATGAAATATACTATCCTGCAATGCAATTAAGTAAACATTATCTTGTTGAAATGCTGCACTAATCAGTCATTGAGAAAGGGGAACATCTGGTGTGGATTTTCTTTCACCTCCAAACCAATTTGTTTTTGGCAGCAACTTCAGTGTGAGACTATCAAGGCTTTGTGTAAAGAGCTTTTCCTGAATTAAGACTGAAGACTTTGGCCCACACCAGGATCCTCCTTCCTCTTTCAGAAACACAGCCAACAGTATAATGTTCTCCTTCAGGTAGACGGACTGTCCTTGCTGGCCGCATCGATCGCTCACTGGCTGAGCAAAGCTCCAGTGGATGTTCCTCTCATCTTATTGGCCACCAACTTCCACAGTTTGCTGCAGCTGGGCCTGCTCCCCTCCTCTACCCTGCTGTCCCTTCTGGTACTGAAAGATGCATCACCTGAGCTGAACTCAACTCACACACAATAGGCAAAGTGTTTATGCAAACCTTTAGCTGGTTTTCATCATGTTAAAGCTACAgggcagcccccccccccagtaaCCCTGaataattaccaaaacactgccagcTTGTCTATCTCACCaaatgcctctctctctctctctctctctctctctctctctctctctctctctctctctctctctctctctctctctctctctcactccctctctctctgtgagtgagAGCCTTGACACACTTTtagccttctctctctctcactccctctctcacactctctctctctctctctctccctctctctctttgagtGAGAGCCTTGACACACTTTTAGTCTTCTGCTGTGCAAGGCAGATTTGTACTATACGTTTGTACTTTGTTAActtttgtgttgtgtatgtgatgtTCAATGTGGCATTACTACTCCAGACTTTgtccaggaaacttggagctgcgtggtgcaggaacagcagcagctgtgactgaGCACATGTAAGCATGTTGTCATGCAGCTGTTTAGGGGAGCGCTTGATTTGTTTGGTGTTCTATTGGCAGAGCACATGTTTTCAGGAATGGATCACATTCATGAGAAGCCCTAGTCTTGACTGATCACAACACAATTGTGGACGTACTGAACGTGCGGGTTTCTTTGTCACTTATTGGCGTTTCCAGCCGTAGTCCAACTGTTTTGCTTCACTAGTGCCAAGTAGCTGCTGTGCTTCCTCCTTGTCTACGTCACTCTTGACCTAAAGTGCATCACTCTGTGTGCCGCGCAGGAAATGAAAGTCGTGCAGAGCTGATAGTctgaatcagcattgtgtgatcCCATTTGGCAatagtttgtttatatttagaagTGACACACTACAGCTTTTACACCAGTACATGgttattttatacatatatgtgtttatgatttatgtgtgtgttagactctagagacagcagtggatggaGATGAGTTGGTGTTTCTGTACCAACTAAAAGAAGGAATCTGTCACTCCAGCTATGCTGCCAACATCGCCACACTGGCAGGCCTGCCAGTTAGTCTTGTGCAGAGAGGAGtggaggtaaacacacacatactgtggtGTACACAAGTGTGCTTGTACTGTATAAAgtgacagtttgtgtgtgtctttggtcAGGTGTCTGAACTGTACAGGACAGGGAGGCCCATTAAACATATCGACAAAGCATCATCAGATGAGCAGGCAAGCAGGTTTGTTGAACTTTAACTGATCCTTTATGCTCACACTTGAGTGTAGTGTGTGAcatgactgcatgtgtgttacCAACAGGTGTCAGGCTGTTGTGGAGAAGTTTCTGAATCTAGACCTGGAAGACAAAGACTTGGATCTGCACAGCTTCATGAAAGAGGAGTtcctgccctctgctggagagCTGCTGAACCGCAGCTGAACAGTTGTACTTTGTGGTCAGTTTGTTTCTTCGTTCCTCACTGTTTTCAGATGTTACTGAGAGTGAACAGGCTTGATGTTCTTCATGTGATGTTCTTCCTGgatgaattacatttatttacattacgcgactaaaatgctgttgcagTAACACTGTACAGAAATATTAAATAGCATGCCTAGGTTTATGTGGTTTACGTGTTGAAATactcaaaataaatacattgatcCTATCATTAAAAGTAGCATGCACTAATTCAAtcacacaaaagacacacagactTTTACACAAACCTGTAAACGCTGACGCattttacagtttattattattaatattactgttattattattattatgatcctACTAAGGCTTCAGTGACATGCCAGGTAGTTAGGAAAGCTACACTGAGGCACAGGGGAGTAAAGACTTGAAGTTTGTGTGCCGAGTTACAGAACGGTGTGTCACAGCAGTGTTTGGTCATGACGAAGATGGTGTTGTTAGGGAAGAGTGCCACTGTTGTCTCTACACCACACTCCTCTGCCTTTGCACAACCCAACGTCTTCACATCCAGAACATCAGCTAGGGAAACAAGACAGTGTTCAGTGTAAGATAGTTAGGTagataattaattaaaaaaaaatccaaaatacaGTTATGTCAATGTTAAACACACCGGCTTTCCCTCGGCCTGTGAAGCACCGCTCGCCAAGGCTGCAGTTGGTTTGGGTGGTGTAGCAGGCGTCCCAGAAGCCCAGGTCACAGCGGAAACACTCGAGCAACTCCTTCTCTTCCAGTGATCCCTCTATGTCCATGAGCAGCTCTGATTGCTCTTTCTCCTCACCTGAACAGAAAACATTCCCGTTTACTTCAGAAAACTCAATTAGTTAATTATATTTAACCCAGTGAGTCTCACTCAGGTGGGAAACCTCCTCTGCGGAGGAGAACTGGCCAAAGCTTTTATGTAATCACTTGTTGGACACATTATTATTCAGGGGTTGCTGAATGTGTGAAGTGCTGGAGTGTTGCTGCGGGGCATCAAGCCAAACTGATGAGCCACATTCTGCCAAGCACTAAAGCATCTTggaaatatttagtttatactgTGGCAGTCTGGAATTTGTTTCTTTGACTGGGTGACTTGAGCTATTTAGTGTGCTCCAAGCCTTAGGGagcatcatgtttttattaacagATACTGGAATTAATAGAAAACACAGTGGAGGAGTTGGATTCTTCCTGTCACATTGTACTGAACAGTCTCTTTGAAAAGAAAGGAGTCTGTCTTGGATCTTCGGCTACTTTTCTTGTCAAGAAAGTTTCCCAAATGTCCATCAGACAAgagtgaaaatgtattttgagGACCTTTCAAGAGAAAcacatacaatacaaataacattacaCAAAATGAACATGACCTATTAGAATGAAAGCAGCAATCGTCAGTTGCAAAGTGGCTGGATTCTGCACTGCTGCAGTCTAAGGAAGGACTAATCTCCTCCTCATGGCCATAAGATGTTTTTCAGTGAGACTCTCAATCCTTATCCCCTCTCAT
The sequence above is a segment of the Solea solea chromosome 13, fSolSol10.1, whole genome shotgun sequence genome. Coding sequences within it:
- the LOC131471297 gene encoding sperm acrosome membrane-associated protein 4-like — protein: MRPLMFCVFAVIMLTVAQGEEKEQSELLMDIEGSLEEKELLECFRCDLGFWDACYTTQTNCSLGERCFTGRGKAADVLDVKTLGCAKAEECGVETTVALFPNNTIFVMTKHCCDTPFL
- the msh5 gene encoding mutS protein homolog 5, which gives rise to MAALEGQRGGERGGSGEPTFVSLGINEEEGESPAILLSVLAQHGQVGLCFYNSEDSTLHYMMDTPDNHELHLLARVIQEVSPHIIITSAKQERCMTRFLHQLGSNPDYNPEVVTYPYVDFGLEVSKQRLLAAHLPFVPASISERDKMSYLSSCISFDSPLMLRTVGALLKCLDRRRVGVELEDSSVRVPILQFNTYTLRGVVYIDQDTYSVLQIFKSELHPSVYKLHSGEKEGLSLYGILNRCRCKFGSRLLRQWFLRPTQELTVLHRRQEVIRFFTSPQNSDIQRTLQSSLRNIRNIPTLLHRMSLSHTKVTDWQSLYKTVYSAVCIRDTVRHLPQSIQLFHEISEGFSDDLHHITSIISRVVDFETSMTENRFTIRPNVDPAIDEKKRRMMGLSDFLTDVARRELEHLDHHIPSCCVIYIPLIGFLLSIPRLPSMVEREDFEIEGLDFMFLSEDRLHYRSQRTKELDNLLGDLHCDIRDMETAVMTQLQNTVLERSSSLYKVLDLAAELDCLMAMSNASQEYSYTSPKLSSHRTMAITQGRHPLLELCSPVFVANSLQSSESQGRVKIITGPNSSGKSIYLKQVGLIVFMALIGSDVPAKEAEIGLVDGIFTRMQSRESVSLGLSTFMIDLNQMAHALNSSTGNSLVLIDEFGKGTNTVDGLSLLAASIAHWLSKAPVDVPLILLATNFHSLLQLGLLPSSTLLSLLTLETAVDGDELVFLYQLKEGICHSSYAANIATLAGLPVSLVQRGVEVSELYRTGRPIKHIDKASSDEQASRCQAVVEKFLNLDLEDKDLDLHSFMKEEFLPSAGELLNRS